The following coding sequences are from one Lolium rigidum isolate FL_2022 chromosome 6, APGP_CSIRO_Lrig_0.1, whole genome shotgun sequence window:
- the LOC124664169 gene encoding F-box protein At3g07870-like, producing MDHPRPDTSRETVFDNLPESIMAGEIFMRLPAKDVLRCGAVSRSWRGTTTNKAFLLEHHSRQPSLPLIVFPHETSSLIRTVDAFDIRRAPAERRPVLGFNDCIHGQTFSICASCDGLLLLSLMNYVRFSIVNPATRQWLALPRLAGASGNIAGMYPSPGRSDEYRILFWRGKHEVRNAGYYVLTVGSSQKPKYLGLPAASACVKEAVMKAGTNPSWWSPPVLVKGCLHWNRSIDWNRSPWNRGSSDRVFVFDILEESFRFMTSPDNVRGFRVLFQMEGMLGMRCLDTNEGVMQIWVLHDYEQEAWSLKCQIDLPTTKYWYRTIMSDKSDMLVCYLESFLHQLHYDDNGKLLEKFQWETRSPDITEHWFKESLVMHNFFPKRRGSRVRQARFFRML from the coding sequence ATGGATCATCCAAGGCCAGACACAAGCCGCGAAACTGTGTTCGACAACCTCCCTGAGTCAATCATGGCCGGGGAGATATTCATGAGGTTGCCGGCGAAGGACGTCCTCCGCTGTGGTGCCGTCAGCAGGTCATGGCGTGGCACCACCACCAACAAGGCGTTCCTGCTCGAGCACCACAGCCGCCAGCCGTCGCTCCCCCTCATCGTCTTCCCTCACGAAACCAGCTCCCTGATCCGCACGGTTGATGCCTTTGACATCCGTCGAGCCCCCGCCGAGCGTCGTCCTGTCCTCGGGTTCAACGACTGCATCCATGGTCAAACATTCAGTATATGTGCCTCGTGCGACGGCCTTCTCCTGCTCTCCCTAATGAACTACGTCCGATTCAGCATCGTCAACCCAGCGACACGCCAGTGGCTGGCGCTCCCTCGCCTCGCCGGGGCTAGTGGCAACATCGCGGGGATGTACCCAAGCCCAGGCCGTTCCGATGAGTACCGCATCCTGTTTTGGAGGGGTAAGCATGAGGTTCGCAATGCTGGCTACTACGTCCTCACAGTGGGCTCCTCCCAGAAGCCGAAATACTTGGGGCTGCCAGCTGCCTCCGCTTGCGTAAAGGAGGCGGTGATGAAGGCTGGAACGAATCCaagctggtggagtccacctgttcTGGTTAAGGGTTGCCTTCACTGGAACCGCTCAATAGATTGGAACCGCAGCCCTTGGAACCGCGGCTCAAGCGATAGAGTATTTGTTTTTGACATACTGGAAGAGTCATTTAGGTTTATGACCTCTCCGGACAACGTTAGAGGCTTTCGGGTTTTGTTTCAGATGGAAGGCATGCTTGGCATGAGGTGCTTAGATACGAACGAGGGGGTTATGCAAATATGGGTACTGCATGACTACGAGCAAGAGGCCTGGTCACTTAAGTGTCAGATTGATTTGCCAACCACAAAGTATTGGTATCGTACGATTATGTCTGATAAAAGCGATATGCTGGTCTGCTATTTGGAGTCGTTCTTACACCAACTTCACTACGATGATAACGGGAAGTTACTGGAGAAATTTCAGTGGGAAACACGGTCTCCAGACATTACTGAACACTGGTTCAAAGAGAGCCTTGTCATGCATAATTTTTTTCCAAAGCGGAGAGGTAGCCGTGTGAGACAAGCACGATTTTTCAGAATGCTTTAG
- the LOC124667796 gene encoding probable methyltransferase At1g27930, with protein MMSPRIQIPISIGGSRTMMSPKQLLITILVVFSTLSFIKFLLITHPSAGASSSAHLHRAEWESGNGTAARNDGLAAKEFALLRSVVAARAPCRLLVFGLSPQLLALAAVNSGPGAATAFVTDSAEDGDAARRVLAGRVGGSSSAVHRAGYPDAAGEAWALLRRARAAGPACARPTGTVRKSGCRLALTSLPREVLDARWDVVVIDGPSGAAPEEPGRMGAIYTAAALARAAAAAGGGRVVDVAVHDMDRTVERWYAREYLCEDNLVAAKGRLWHFRVGAGGQRDAFCSTAPVKIL; from the coding sequence ATGATGTCGCCAAGAATTCAGATTCCGATAAGCATCGGCGGGAGCAGGACGATGATGTCGCCGAAGCAGCTGCTGATCACCATCCTCGTCGTCTTCTCCACGCTCTCCTTCATCAAGTTCCTCCTCATCACCCACCCCTCCGCCGGCGCCTCCTCGTCCGCTCATCTCCACCGCGCGGAGTGGGAGTCCGGCAACGGCACCGCCGCCAGGAACGACGGCCTCGCGGCCAAAGAGTTCGCTTTGCTCCGCTCCGTCGTCGCCGCGCGCGCGCCGTGCAGGCTGCTGGTGTTCGGCCTCTCGCCGCAGCTCCTCGCGCTCGCCGCGGTCAACTCCGGGCcaggcgccgccaccgccttcgTCACCGACAGCGCCGAGGACGGGGACGCCGCGCGCCGCGTGCTCGCTGGCCGTGTCGGCGGCTCTTCGTCCGCCGTCCACCGGGCCGGGTACCCCGACGCGGCCGGGGAGGCGTGGGCGCTACTgcggcgcgcgcgggcggcgggcCCGGCGTGCGCGCGGCCGACGGGGACGGTGCGCAAGTCTGGGTGCCGGCTCGCGCTGACCTCGCTGCCTCGGGAGGTGCTTGACGCCAGGTGggacgtcgtcgtcatcgacgggcCGAGCGGGGCCGCGCCCGAGGAGCCAGGGCGAATGGGCGCCATCTACACGGCGGCCGCACTCGCCCGCGCGGCCGCCGCGGCTGGTGGCGGCAGGGTGGTGGACGTGGCGGTGCACGACATGGATCGGACCGTGGAGCGCTGGTACGCCAGGGAGTACCTCTGCGAGGACAACCTCGTCGCCGCCAAAGGCCGCCTCTGGCACTTCCGTGTCGGCGCCGGCGGGCAACGGGACGCCTTCTGCTCCACCGCTCCCGTCAAGATCTTGTAG